The Poseidonibacter lekithochrous region TATATAAAGATTGTTTTGTATTTTTCATGTTATTACTTATTTTCTATTCCTAATACGTTTCTTTTGATTGTAGATAACTCTGCTTCAATATTCTCTTTTGAGATACTTAAAATTGGTAATTGTATATGTTTTGCTACTTTTTCATTTTTTAGATGTTTATCTAGTGCTATTACAGCTTCTTGTCCCATTAGATATGGTTGTTGCATAGCAGCTCCAATAATATCTCCTTTTGGAATAAGGTCTAAAAATACAGGTTCTGCATCAAATGAGATTAGTAATACTTCATTACTCTTACCTGAATCGTTTATTGCATTTATTGCCGCTTTGTAGAAGTTTGATGTTTGAAGCCAAATAGCTTTTAGATTTGGATATTTCTCTATCATATCTTTTACATAGTTATATGTCTCTTCTTGTGTCCATTTACTTAGCTGTTTAATATCTGCACTTTTGATTTTTTCTTCATCTAAAGCTTTCATAAATCCTGCTGTTCGCTCTTGTCCATTTAGTCTTTTTTGTGGAATTGCTATGATTCCTACAGTACCTTTATCATAAGATAAGGCTTTCATCTGTTTTGCAAGAAGTTTCCCAATATTGTATGCACCATTTTTATTATTAGAAGATACATAAGATACATACTCACCTGAATCTGTACCAATATCAGCTATTACTACTGGGATATTAGCTTTTTTAGCTAGTTTTAGGATTGTTACACAAGCAGAAGAGTTTGTAGGAGATACTATAATTCCTGCTACTTTGTTTCTAATAGCTTTAATTGTATTTGCTAATTCTTGTTTAGCACTATTATCTGCACTATAGATTTCGAAGTCGTAACCTAGAGAATTACTAGTACTATTTATACCCTTGCTCATTATTTGCCAAAAAGGAATATTTATGTCAGATGTCATATAAATAAGCTTTTTATTTGTTGTTGATGCTTGTATCATCGTAGTGATTAAACATAAAGAAATAAAGATAAGTTTTAATGGCATAATATAATTCTCCCTGAGTCGATATAATAATTATAATTAGTAATAATAATACTAAATTAATGGTTTGAAATATATAAATTACTACATATTTATAGGCTATTATTTTTTATAAAATAAAAGTCATATTTTTATTGTTTGAATTTTGCTATGTAATTATTTACTTCTGATGAAATTTTATTTAATTTATCTTCAAATTTCTGACTATCAAAAATTTCATAAGACAAATCTTTAGAATTGTTCTTCCCGTAAAAATTTATTTGAGTATCTGTTTCTTTATATCTAGCATTTTTATTTACTCCAGTTATAGAGATTTTTTTTGATATATCAATAACTAAACTTGATTCAATAATATCATCGCCAATTTGAAAACTTAGTAAACTAGAATTATATAAGTATAGATAGCAATTAAAATGCTCACCATTTCTATTCAATTTATAACGTATTCCAAATTCAATATTTTTTGCTGATCTTTTTTCATTTACTTTTTGAGTTAATTCTTCTTGAGAAGTATAGTTAATTTCTATTACATCTTTTTCAAAAAAATATATAGATGAATCTAATATTATGTCTGTATTAACTTTTGAAGTTCTATTTTTTACTTCATCCCAAAATATAGCTTCTTTTTTTGCCCAAATAAGTCCAATATTTTCTGATAAAATAGTTGCGCTTTCTATTAAATCAGGAGTATTAATCATTTTTAATACTTCCATTTCAATTTCCTTCGTATGTTTATTTGTAAGTTTTTCTATTAATATTTTATATTGAGTAAGGCTTTCTCTGATAATAGGCAAATCAAAACTTTTTTCAATTGATTTGTTAATCCAGTTTAATATATGAAATGAAAAAGAAATTCTTTCATAACTAATACCCTTAGTACTTAATTCACTTGCATCATTCCCATTTAATGTTAAATAATAACATCTAGTTCTTTTCTTTTTTTTATCTGCAAATTTTTTATAATCGGATAATTGATTAATTTGATCTTTTGCATCAATTTTCATTTCAATTACAATAAAATTGTTATTATCCTCAATTGTAAAATCTATTCTTCTATTAGTATCTGTTAGATGTTCTCTATTGACTTTAGCACTATTAAAATCAAAGTCTTTAATGTTTAAAATGTCTGCAATAAAAATTTCTAAATATTTTTTACTTTGATTATGGCTTCCTTTTGGATTAATAAGTTCATATATTAATGCAGAATGAGTTTTAACTTCAAATCTTTCTATATTTAAGATACTAAAAATATTAAAATTTTCACCCTTATATTTTTTTAGTTCTTTAACTGTTTCAATCTTCCCCTGAAGTTTGATGAGTCTTTTTTCTAATTCATAAAAATCTATCATAATTTGTTTTATCCCTATATAAAAGTCTTCTTCTGTTTAGCATTAAACACATAAACCCCAAACAACACTATAAAACTAAGTATTACCATAATTCCACTATAGATATGAGCACTTTCATAGTCTAGTATTTCTACAAACTCATAGATAGCTACAGAAGCTACTTTTGTCTCTTCTGGAATACTTCCACCAACCATAAGAACAACTCCAAACTCTCCAACAGTATGAGCAAATGTAACGATGATGGCAGTAAGAAGTGCTGGTTTGATATTTGGCAGCGCTACGTAAAGTAGGGTAGTAAACTTAGATTTTCCACTTATGTAGCTAGCTTCAAGCATATTTTTATTCAGAGTTTCAAAACCACTTTGTAATGGTTGAACCATAAAAGGCAGACTATAAAAACAACTTGCAATTACTAAACCTGTGAAGTTAAACACTAGTTTGATTCCAAAGTACTCATCAAAAAATGCTCCAATAGGAGAATTCAAAGACAAAGTATAAAGTATATAAAATCCAAGAACCGAAGGAGGCAATACAATAGGAAGAGCAGTTATTGCTTCTAAGATTGGTTTTGCTTTTGATTTAGTTTGAGATAACCACCAAGCTAAAGGTAGGGCAATAATAAACAAAATCAAAGTAGTAGTAAATGCTAACTTGAAAGATAATACAAAAGGTTCAAGTTCTAGGTTACTTAGAGTATCAAAAAAGTTCATTACGATATAACCTCTTTTATTGATATTTCACTAGCTTTTACCAAAGCTTGTACCTCATCACCCACATTAAGATTTAGTCGATTAACCGATGAGGTAGTTATGATACTGCTTAGAGAATCGTCATTTATAGATAGTTTTAGTGAGCTTAATAATTTCCCCTTATCAAGGGCTTTTATTACACAATCAAATCTATTTGATAAAGATATATCTCCCTTTAAGTCTTTACCAATAGCTATATGAGAGGCATTAATACTAAGAATTACTTGGCTTCCTACTTTTACGTCTTTTAGACCTAAACTCATCATAGAAAGAGTTGTTCCTTCATAATCAAACTTTACAATAGTTAGATTATCCATAGAGTCTATTTGTGTTACTTGTGCTTTTAGTGTATTCATGGTAGTTGGTATCCGTATGTTTTAAAAATCTCTTTTGCTTTAGGCGATAATACAAAATCATAAAAAGCTTTTACTTCTTTATTCTCTTTTCCTTGTTTTAGTATTACAAGACCTTGATCGATTGGAGTATACAAAGATGAATCAACTTCTTTCCAGTTAATATTCTCTTTAAAATGGCTCATTTTAGGTGAGAATAGTGAGGACTTAGCAATAAGACCAATATCAGTTGCAGTTACAGTATAAGAAACTGTTTGTGCGATTGATTCTCCATAGATTAGTTTTGCTTTTATGTTTTTGTATATCTTCGCATTTTTAAGTGCTTCTACACTTGCTATTCCATAAGGTGCAGTTTTAGGATTGGCAATAGCTATTTTTCTTATGCTTTTATCTTCTAGAAGATTAATACCTTTTGAGAAGTCTTTTGGCTTATTACTTAAGTATGCAAGTGAGCCTTTTGCATAAATTATAGGCTTAGTTATTGCTATGTTGTTTTTATATAAAGTGTTTGGATATTTCATATTTGCAGACATGAATAAATCGTATGGAGCACCATGGCTTATTTGAGCAGTTAGTTTTCCACTACTACCTAGTGTTACTCGCACCTTTGTATTTGGATGAAGTTTATTAAACTCTTTTTTCAAATCATTTATTGCATAAGATACATTTGCAGCAACTGCAATCTTGATTGTACCAGCGTTAGCACTTAATCCCAATAATACTAATCCAATAAGGCTTTTGTTTAACATATATTATCCTTTAGACTTAACACTATTTACCAATCATAATGTCAGAAGATTTAATAAAAGCGAAAACTTCCTTGCCAATTTCAAGTTCTAATCTCTTAACAGCACCAGTTGTAATAATAGAAGCAATACTTTCATTTTCACCAATATCTAGAACTACTTCACTGTTTGTACTATCTTTTGTGATAGATGTGATTGTTCCTTTTATTTTGTTTCTTGCACTAATTGCGATGTTTTCATCTGTTGATAAAAGTACATTATTTGATTTAAATATTGCGATTACTTCATCTTCGTTTTTTATGTCCAAAGACTCTAAAGCTTCTTTTGAAATATTGGCAAAAAGTTCATGTCCACTTTTGGGAACTATTACGATATTTGCATTTACATCATTTGAGACAATCTTGTCTACTTTTCCTATGATTTGATTTCTTGCACTAATTTGCATAGCAAGCCTTCCTATTGTTTTAAAAGTTCCAGTATCAATATCTGTTAATTCTTGTAGTGTTTGCATAAATCTTGTTTGTTCTTGTTTTAATACTTTGTATGTTTTTAGAAGATTTAATCCATATTCAGTAAGAGCAGTTCCTCCACCACCTTTTCCTCCTGTCTCTTTTGAGACTATTGGAGTATGTGAGAGGTTATTCATTGCGTCAACTGCATCCCAAGCTGTTTTATAACTCATTGGTACTGCTTTTGCTGCTTTGCTAATTGAACCGTGTTCTTCTATTGCCAAAAGAAGCTCGATTCTCTTTTCTAATAAAAAAGGCTGATCAAACAGCTCTAGAGTTAGGTTAGATGATATATTCACATAAGTCCTTATATATTCAAGTATATAACGTATATTAAAATCATATCGTTGTATATCTTAATATACAATGAAAAGATATATTACATATAGCAATATTCTATCTCTATACGGCATTTGTTAAATTGTAAGTAGGATAAAACGTATAACAAAGAGCCAAAAGAGCCTATTTTGGGCTTTTATTCACCAATCAAGTATTATCTTTGATAAATTTTATTTACAAAATGCAATATTTCACTGTTTTATACTGTAATGTTTTATCTTTATATGGGCTTTGTTAAATAATAAGTGGGGTATACAATAATACAATGTTTAAAATTAGATAAAATAGACAAATTCTCAAAATGAATAAAATTTCATTTTTACTTCACTTGCCATTCATTTTAGTCCTTTAAACTTACCCTATCAAAACAAACGAAGGATTTAAAAATGAAAACAACACACAAAGTAATATTAGCAAGTTTAGTATGTGCAATACCTCTTGGATTATTAGCTCATGATAAATATGAAGATAAAAACCAAAAAAATGAAAACTATAAAGAGAGTTTTAAGTCACACTTTTTTGAAGATGACAAAGGTGATCATGAAGATTACAAATACGAAAGAGAGTTTTATGAGAAAAAAGGTGTAAACTATATCTTCGAAGGTAAGTTAGAAGAAAAACCAAAAACAGGTTTTACAGGTGTATGGAAAATTTCTGGAAACAAAATCTTAGTTGATGATACAACTATAATTATTCAAGAAGATAAAGCATTAAAAGTTGGTGATGAATTATACATTGCAGCAAAAAGACAAAACGGTCAAATCAAAGCGGTTGAGATAGAACAAGACTAATGAATAAGAAGTTTAATAAAAGAGCGTTTATATCCCTGATAACATTCTTTTTAAGTATTATGGCACTAATCACTGGTATTGTCCTTCTAGTGATGCCTGATGCTACTATGGCTTATTGGAATAGTTGGAGTTTATTAGGTTTACAAAAGAACCAATGGGAGCACTTCCATGCTGTTATCTCTATTTATCTTACGGTAATTGTGATATTTCATATTGTTCAAAATTGGAAAGCAATGCTTAGTTATATGAAGAGTAAAGCAGGAGAAAAATTCAAAAATAAAAAAGAGTTGTTATTTGCAAGTATTGTAAGTATAGTTCTAATAGCAGGAAGTAGTGTAGAAACGCCAATTTCATCAATCACAGCAGTATTTGAACCAGCGCAAGAATCTTGGTATGACACAAAGGATGAACCACCCTTTGAAGACGCACAGGGCTTACCTCTTGAAATGCTAGCTAATATTCAAAGTTTTGACAAAAGTAAAATTGAAACTATTTTTAGAATTAATAAAATAAAGTTTGATTCCTTTGAAGAAACACTTGAAGATATAGCAGAACAAAATGATACTAGTTCTAAAAGATTATATACGATGATAAAATCTAATAGCTAAATATTTTGTATATATTGTTCACTAATGATTTTTTGGGCAATATATACGAATATCAAAAGAAGAAAAGAATATGAAAATACTAATAGTAGAAGACAATCCACAAATTACAGACTTTTTATCAAAGGGTCTAAAAGAGCAAGGTTATGCAGTTGACATCGGTAGTGATGGAAAAGAGGGCTTTTATCTAGCTACAACAAACACTTATGATTTAATCATACTTGATATTATGCTTCCATTTATGAGTGGCTTAGAAGTTTGTAAAGAGTTAAGAGCCTATAAGATAGATACACCAGTTCTTATGCTTACAGCAAAAGATGATAGTGACGATATTATAGAAGGCCTTGATAATGGGGCTGATGACTATATGACTAAACCTTTTGTACTAAAAGAACTATTAGCACGTATTCGAGCAATGCTTAGACGTAAAACCTCAACTACAAATGAATTAGTTTTCAAAGATTTAAAACTAGACATTATAAAAAAGACAGTATCACGAGCTAATAATAAGATAGAACTAACTGCAAAAGAGTTTTCTATTTTAGAATTATTAGTAAAGAATCAAAACCAAGTAGTTAGTGATTCTATGATTATTGAATCAGTATGGGATATGAACTACTCTAATGCTTCTAATTTAGTAAAGGTATATATCTATAGACTTAGAAACAAAATCGACAAAACTTATGATGAGGCATATATAAACAATATCAAAAACATTGGATATACACTAAAATGAAATCAGTAAAATCAAAACTATTCATATCTTTTACTTCTACTATCTTTGTAATACTTCTATTTTTATCAATTATCTCTATCTATTTTTTTAATCTAAATAAAGAAACACGTACTTTAGAACTACTAGATGCTACATATACACAAATGGAAGATATTCTAGAAGATGATGAAAGCTTAAAAATAAAAGACCTAGATAAATATATAGATTTACGAAATCAGTTTTTAATTATCTTCAAAGAAGACTCAATTGCCTTTACAAATCAATCTAGATTTAAAACCCAAGAGATATTAGAGCAGATTAAATATGAAGATGAACACGAAGATGATTCTAAAAAATATGAAGATAGAAAAGAACAATTAGATAAAAAATATGAAGACTATTATGATGAGGGCTTTATAGAGATTGATGATTATGTTTTGACTATCAACTCTTTTGAAAAAGATGGAGAGTATTATGAGGCTTATTTAGGAATAGATGAGAAATACTTAGAACAATCACTTGATGATATATACGGAACGATTATTGTTTTAAATATAGTTATATTCTTTCTTCTTACTTTTTTAGGTTATTTACTTATAAATAAGACTATTAATCCTTTGAAGTTAATACTAAATGAATTAGAGCATTTACAAAGTAGTGATGATTTATCAAAAAGACTAAAAGAGAATAAAACAAAAGATGAGTTTGAAGAATTGATTATCTCTTTTAATAAGATGTTAGAAAATGTAGAAAACAGTGTAGAAAATATAAAACAGTTTTCTTCAGATGCTTCCCATGAATTAAAAACTCCACTTACAATAATACAAGGGGAAATAGAGCTTATTAAAAACAAAGAAGCTAGTAAGGAAGAGTTAAAAGCTGTTATAAACAAAGTAGATAAAGAACAAAAGAAACTACAAGAGATTATAAAAAACTTCTTATTATTATCAAGATTAGAAAAAGAAGTACAAAGTAACAAAAGAGCTTCTTTAGATAAGGTTCTTTTTGAAGCAGTAGAATTAAACCTAGATTTTATAGAAAAGAAGAATCTAGAGCTAATCTTAGAAATAGAAGAAGACTTAAATGTAAACTTTGATGAGAAGTATTTAAGTATAGTAGTTAATAACCTGCTTACAAATGCTGTTAAGTATACACAAGAAGGTCATATAAAAATTCTTGCTAAAAAACAAAATAAAAATATACTCTTAGAAATAAATGATTCAGGTATAGGAATAAGTAAAGAAGATCAAAATAAAATTTACGAGAGATTCTATAGAGTAGATAAGGCTAGAACTTCTATGAAAGATGGAATTGGTCTAGGACTAGCAATTGTTAAAAAGATTTGTGAAAGATTTGAATCGTCTATAAAAGTTAAAAGTGAAATAAACAAAGGAAGTACATTTTCAATAAAGTTTAAAGCTTAAAATTTTTTTCGTAATTTAATTATTTACTTGATTAAAAGGCTAAATAGTGCTAACATATCTATTATATCTTTTGTACAAGGAGTAAATATGCTAGTTTTACAAATAGACGACATTAAAAAAATAATAGAAAAAATAGGTTTTAAACAATACTTCCTAAAACTTATAGATACCATTGAAGAAGATTATAAAACATGGCATGACTTTGATAAAATGCCTCGTATTGCTACCCATGTAGATGGGGGAGTAATTGAACTTATGCCTATCTCAAATAAAAGCCAATATAGTTTCAAATATGTAAATGGACATCCAAAAAATCCAAAAGCAAGTAATAAACTAACAGTTATGGCAACAGGACAGTTATCAGTAGTAGAAACTGGTGAGCCTCTCATGTTTTCAGAAATGACTGTATTAACAGCTTTTAGAACTGCGGCAACTTCTGCATTAGCTGCTAAATATCTAGCACCTAAAGATTCACAAGTTTTAGCAATCATTGGAAATGGAGCACAAAGTGAATTTCAATACCTAGCCTTTTCATATATCTTTGATATTAAAGAACTTAGATACTTTGATGTAGATTGTCTTGCAATGGAAAAAATGGCAGAGAATCTAAAACAGTATGATGTTAAATTAACACCTTGTAAAGATGCTAAGCAGTGTGTAGAAGGTGCGGATATTATTACAACTGTAACAGCTGATAAAAAATACCAAACAATTCTATCAAAAGAGATGATTAAGAAAGATGTGTTTATAAATGCACTTGGTGGAGATTGTCCAGGTAAGACTGAATTATCATCTGAATTAGTTAAAGATTCACATGTAGTCGTAGAGTTTTTAGAACAATCAAAAATAGAAGGGGAGATTCAACACCTAGGTGATGATTATGTATGTCCTGAACTTCATGAGATCGTAAATAAAGAAGTAAATTTAAATGTAAGCAAAGATGGAACTATTATTTTTGATTCCGTTGGATTTGCTTTACAAGACTATTCTGTTCTAAGACTTACTTATGAGTTAGCTAAAGAGCATGATATTGGAGTTGAATTAAATCTTATTCCAGAAATGAGTGATGTTAAAGATTTATACTCATTAGTATAAAGGAGTCATTATGAAAGATTCATCAAGATTTATAAAAATTGTTGAGGTCTATTCTGATATAGCAGGAAGAAAAAAAGGTGCAGGGCTTGGAATAGATGCACTTATGAAATCAAGCCAAAGCCTAAATTCAAGATATTTTAAAAAATACCCTGCTGAGGTAATCCTAGATGAGAACTCAAGCTTTAATGAAGTGTCAGCATATTCAAATGCAAAATATATAGACAAAATATATCTAGTTACAAAACGATTAGCCGATCGAATAAAAAGTCTAAGGGATGAAAAACTTTTCCCAATAGTACTTGCAGGAGATCATTCAAGTTGTGCAGGAACAATGCACGGACTTAAAATGGCTCATCCAAATGATGAAATAGGTGTAGTTTATATAGATGCTCATGCTGATATTCATTCTCCATATACTTCACCATCTGGAAATATTCATGGAATGCCTTTATCAGTTGTAACAAATTTGGATAATAAAGAATCTCAAATCAATCAATTAGATGAAGAAGAGATTAAATATTGGGAAAAATTAAAAGATATTGCAGGAGAGAAACCTTCAATAAAACCTGAAAATATAATCTTTTGTGCTTTAAGAGATTTTGAGCGAGCAGAAGAGACTTTGATTCATAAACACAATATTAAAAAATACAATGCTAAAGATATTACATACTTAGGTATAAAAACTGTAGTTGATGAAATATTTAAAAAATTAGAGCATTGTAAATATATTTATGTCTCTTTTGATGTGGATAGTATTGATCCTTTATATTTACCCGGAACTGGAACACCTAGTGAAAATGGCCTAAGTTTTGAGCAAGCAATGCAATTAAATATGCAGCTTATAAAAAATGAAAAAGTTTGTTGTTGGGAAATTGCGGAGATAAATCCAAAATATGATGATGCAAACAGGGGAACAACTGCTATATTTAAAATATTAGAGCAGGTTACGAAGATGTTGATTAAAAACTATTGACTAATCAAGAGGCTTTGTTTTTAAAAGATTCTATTAACTTATCAGCCATCGTAATTAGTCTGTCTTCGTATGAAAGTATTAAGTCTTCTTTAGGAGTGAAGGCTAACCAATCTAAAACCTTAGCACCAATTGAGTGTGAGGTTTGTTCCATATACAATCTAGAAGTATAAAAACTATGATTCATAAAATACTGGGTTGTGTTGTAGTTGATTAGAATTGAGCTTTTTTCTAGACTTTGTTTTCTAGGAGTTGATTGTCTTTGTCCAAAAGGCCAATAATGATAAGCAACAAATCTCTCAGATACTTTCTCATGAACCTTGTTTTTTGTAAAGAGATTATTTCTATCTGCTAAAATCACATAAGCATCAGCTTCTTCTATTTGTTTTAGGGTTTTATTCATATCGTCTTTGATTACACAATCAATTGGATATTCACCTTTCTTTTGAGTACAAGCCCTACATTGGGAACACTTAACAATTTGCATCTCTGAGTATTTTAATCTTACTGTTTGAATATTTAGTGAGTTAAAATAGTCATTTAAGTACGTAATTACTTTATCCATATCATTATGATTGGATTCAGTACAATCTATAAAATTTATTATCATATAACACCTCATTGAAAATTATCAATTTACACTGAAATTATATTATATTTTATTTTGTGAAAAAATAAAACTACACTTTATTTGAAACTTTTTTGTTTATTTGTGAAATAAATATGCAAAAAAGATATATTTATATTCTATACCCTTTGTATTACATTCGTATAACAAAATGAGAAAAAATAGAGAAAAAGATAATTTTTTTATTATCTTAAGAAGAGAGGTTTTGCTAAGTTTTAGTCAAATTTATAGTTTATTTTACTCATGAATTATTTAATCTTCCAACCTTAAATATCTTATGATATAATTCCGTTTATAAAACAAATAAGGTCCTCGTAAAATGGAAATGTCACAAATAAAGACACAAAAATTCATAATTAAATTTTTCCCTGAAATCATGATCAAGGGTACTTCTGCTAAAAGACAAATGGTAGCCCAATTACATGGAAATATTCAAAAACTAACTAGAAAAATCTCTGAAGAAATTACTTCAAGAAAATTCTTTGATAAAATAGAAGTTGTATGTCCAATAGATGTAGTTACAGAAACTAGACAAGTATTATTAGAAACGCCAGGTGTTGAGCAAGTACTTGAAGCATTACAATTTGATAAAATCACTACAATTGACGAAATTAAAGTTATTGTAAATGAACAAATGGCAAAAGAGATTCAAGGTAAGGCTTTTGTAGTAAGAGCTAAAAGATCTGGAACACACTCTTTTAAATCAACACAAATTGAACAAACTGTTGGTGGATATATGTTAAGTAGAAACAGCGATTCTACTGTTGATTTACATAACCCAGAAGTAACAATTAGAATTGAGCTTGTTGATAACCAGTTAAATATTATTACTCTTAAACATAAAGGTTTAGGTGGATTCCCATTAGGTACTCAAGGTGATATTTTATCATTAATGTCTGGTGGATTTGACTCAACAGTAGCTTCATACTTAACAATGAAAAGAGGTGTTAAAACACACTTTATTTTCTTTAACTTAGGTGGTGTTGCTCATGAGATTGGTGTTAAACAAGTAGCATTCTACTTATGGAATAAATTTGGTTCTTCTCATAAAGTATCATTTATTTCTGTACCTTTTGATGATGTAGTTACTGAAATCTTCAGATCTACTAGTGAATCATACATGGGTGTTACACTAAAAAGACTTATGTTAAAAGCAGCAGAAAAAATTGCTGATGAAATGAAAATTGATGCAGTTATGACAGGGGAGAGTGTTGCTCAAGTATCTTCTCAAACATTAAGAAACTTAGCATTAATCGACCAAGCTACAAATAAATTAGTTTTAAGACCTTTATCTACTATGAATAAACCTGAAATCATGGATATTGCTAATCAAATCGGAACTAGAAGATTTGCTGAGACTATGCCTGAGTATTGTGGTGTAATTTCTAAAAATCCTGTAACTCATGGCTCTTATGACAGAATGGAAAAAGAAGCTAAGAAATTTGATTATTCAGTACTTGATACAGCTGTTGAAAATGCAATTAAAACAGATGTAAATGATATTGTAAATGATATTGAAGAAATTGGACAAATGGAAGTTGTAAGTGATCTTTCTAGTGGAAATTACACTGTAATTGATATTAGACAAAGTGATGATTGTATTGAAACTTCTTGTGAAACATTAAAAATTCCTTTCTATAAATTAAAAAATGAATTTAAAAAACTACCTCAAAATAAAGAATACTTATTCTATTGTGAAAAAGGTATTCTAAGTCAATTGCATGCACAGTATTTAAGAGATGCTGAAAATTGCAAAAATATTAAAGTTTACAGACCATTATAAAATGAATATTTCAGCCAAAGATAATTTTATATATCTTTGGTTGTTTATGTAATAAATACTCACATATCTATTAGTATCACGTAAATAACATTGAATGTTAGCTTAAATTATCAAAAAATAATTAGTTCTAAAGCTAATAAAAACTAAAATTTAAATACATAGAAATAAAGGCAAAGAATGAAGAGCTTTTCAGCGATTGAAAAATGGTTAGATGGACACTCAATTGACAATTATGTCATTACAGATGATTTTAATATTATTGTTCATGGAAGTGTAAATTTAAATGGAAAACTTAATGATAAAAAACTGCCTGTAAATTTTAGACAAGTAAATGGTTATTTTGATATAAGCAATAATAATCTTGAAACACTTGATGGATGTCCTGATTCTGTTGGAAAAGATTTTAATTGTGCAAATAATGATTTAGATTCTCTAATGGGAGCACCTACTAAAGTTGGAGATTTTGATTGTTCTGGAAACA contains the following coding sequences:
- a CDS encoding sensor histidine kinase; this encodes MKSVKSKLFISFTSTIFVILLFLSIISIYFFNLNKETRTLELLDATYTQMEDILEDDESLKIKDLDKYIDLRNQFLIIFKEDSIAFTNQSRFKTQEILEQIKYEDEHEDDSKKYEDRKEQLDKKYEDYYDEGFIEIDDYVLTINSFEKDGEYYEAYLGIDEKYLEQSLDDIYGTIIVLNIVIFFLLTFLGYLLINKTINPLKLILNELEHLQSSDDLSKRLKENKTKDEFEELIISFNKMLENVENSVENIKQFSSDASHELKTPLTIIQGEIELIKNKEASKEELKAVINKVDKEQKKLQEIIKNFLLLSRLEKEVQSNKRASLDKVLFEAVELNLDFIEKKNLELILEIEEDLNVNFDEKYLSIVVNNLLTNAVKYTQEGHIKILAKKQNKNILLEINDSGIGISKEDQNKIYERFYRVDKARTSMKDGIGLGLAIVKKICERFESSIKVKSEINKGSTFSIKFKA
- a CDS encoding ornithine cyclodeaminase; amino-acid sequence: MLVLQIDDIKKIIEKIGFKQYFLKLIDTIEEDYKTWHDFDKMPRIATHVDGGVIELMPISNKSQYSFKYVNGHPKNPKASNKLTVMATGQLSVVETGEPLMFSEMTVLTAFRTAATSALAAKYLAPKDSQVLAIIGNGAQSEFQYLAFSYIFDIKELRYFDVDCLAMEKMAENLKQYDVKLTPCKDAKQCVEGADIITTVTADKKYQTILSKEMIKKDVFINALGGDCPGKTELSSELVKDSHVVVEFLEQSKIEGEIQHLGDDYVCPELHEIVNKEVNLNVSKDGTIIFDSVGFALQDYSVLRLTYELAKEHDIGVELNLIPEMSDVKDLYSLV
- a CDS encoding arginase — its product is MKDSSRFIKIVEVYSDIAGRKKGAGLGIDALMKSSQSLNSRYFKKYPAEVILDENSSFNEVSAYSNAKYIDKIYLVTKRLADRIKSLRDEKLFPIVLAGDHSSCAGTMHGLKMAHPNDEIGVVYIDAHADIHSPYTSPSGNIHGMPLSVVTNLDNKESQINQLDEEEIKYWEKLKDIAGEKPSIKPENIIFCALRDFERAEETLIHKHNIKKYNAKDITYLGIKTVVDEIFKKLEHCKYIYVSFDVDSIDPLYLPGTGTPSENGLSFEQAMQLNMQLIKNEKVCCWEIAEINPKYDDANRGTTAIFKILEQVTKMLIKNY
- the thiI gene encoding tRNA uracil 4-sulfurtransferase ThiI, whose product is MEMSQIKTQKFIIKFFPEIMIKGTSAKRQMVAQLHGNIQKLTRKISEEITSRKFFDKIEVVCPIDVVTETRQVLLETPGVEQVLEALQFDKITTIDEIKVIVNEQMAKEIQGKAFVVRAKRSGTHSFKSTQIEQTVGGYMLSRNSDSTVDLHNPEVTIRIELVDNQLNIITLKHKGLGGFPLGTQGDILSLMSGGFDSTVASYLTMKRGVKTHFIFFNLGGVAHEIGVKQVAFYLWNKFGSSHKVSFISVPFDDVVTEIFRSTSESYMGVTLKRLMLKAAEKIADEMKIDAVMTGESVAQVSSQTLRNLALIDQATNKLVLRPLSTMNKPEIMDIANQIGTRRFAETMPEYCGVISKNPVTHGSYDRMEKEAKKFDYSVLDTAVENAIKTDVNDIVNDIEEIGQMEVVSDLSSGNYTVIDIRQSDDCIETSCETLKIPFYKLKNEFKKLPQNKEYLFYCEKGILSQLHAQYLRDAENCKNIKVYRPL